A stretch of the Comamonas testosteroni TK102 genome encodes the following:
- a CDS encoding DUF3149 domain-containing protein has protein sequence MKLMIDLFSTDYGLMSLAVIVLIIVMAAFFTRLFLGKMKNVANTPLE, from the coding sequence ATGAAGCTGATGATCGATCTCTTTTCCACCGACTACGGGCTGATGAGCCTGGCCGTGATTGTGCTGATTATCGTCATGGCCGCGTTCTTCACCCGCCTCTTCCTGGGCAAGATGAAAAACGTTGCAAACACCCCGCTGGAATAA
- a CDS encoding M20 family metallopeptidase, whose protein sequence is MQAMSALQDFFQRETPRMTTLADQIWSLAELRYAENASAQLHSSALEQAGFRITRDVAGIPTAFMAEWGDAGPVIALLGEYDALSGLNQQSGALVCTPSIDSPGLAGHGCGHHLLGTSAHFAAIALQQHLKRTGLSGRVRYYGCPAEEGGSGKTFMARAGVFNDVDAALTWHPASYTGLFSQSTLANIQAKFVFHGKASHAAHSPHLGRSALDAVELMNVGVNYLREHMPSDARVHYAITDSGGLSPNVVQARAEVLYLVRAARNHEAAELYERVQNVARGAALMTDCRLKIVFDKACSNLLQNSTLNSVMYAQMQALGQLQADAQAHAVAGQFQATLDKNDVDAVSRPLASVLRGRVPAVFEGLMPYDPDASDIMFDSTDVADVSWITPTVQAWVACYAFGTPLHSWQMVSQGQSGLAHIGMVHAAKILTATAVELLARPELLERAKEELLQRREGKPYICPIPPEVALPFLRK, encoded by the coding sequence ATGCAAGCGATGAGCGCCCTGCAGGATTTTTTTCAACGCGAGACACCACGCATGACGACTTTGGCCGACCAGATCTGGTCGCTGGCCGAGTTGCGTTATGCCGAAAATGCTTCGGCCCAGTTGCACAGCAGTGCCCTGGAGCAGGCTGGCTTTCGCATCACGCGTGATGTGGCTGGCATTCCCACCGCCTTCATGGCCGAATGGGGTGATGCCGGCCCGGTCATTGCCTTGCTGGGTGAGTACGACGCCCTGTCAGGTCTGAACCAGCAAAGCGGTGCTCTGGTGTGCACCCCATCCATCGACAGCCCTGGTCTGGCCGGCCATGGCTGCGGCCACCATCTGCTGGGCACTTCGGCACACTTTGCCGCCATTGCGCTGCAGCAGCATCTGAAACGCACAGGCCTGAGCGGACGCGTTCGCTACTACGGCTGCCCGGCCGAGGAAGGCGGCTCCGGCAAGACCTTCATGGCCCGCGCTGGCGTGTTCAATGATGTGGATGCCGCGCTGACCTGGCATCCGGCCAGCTACACCGGTCTGTTCAGCCAGAGCACGCTGGCCAATATCCAGGCCAAGTTTGTCTTCCACGGCAAGGCCTCGCATGCAGCCCACTCGCCCCACCTGGGCCGCAGCGCCTTGGATGCCGTGGAGTTGATGAACGTGGGGGTGAACTATCTGCGCGAACACATGCCCTCCGATGCCCGCGTGCACTACGCCATCACCGATAGCGGCGGCCTGTCGCCCAATGTGGTACAGGCGCGCGCCGAGGTGCTCTACCTGGTTCGGGCAGCGCGCAACCACGAAGCCGCCGAACTCTATGAACGCGTGCAGAACGTGGCTCGCGGCGCCGCGCTGATGACGGACTGCAGGCTGAAAATCGTCTTCGACAAGGCCTGTTCCAACCTGTTGCAAAACAGCACGCTGAACAGCGTGATGTATGCGCAGATGCAGGCACTGGGACAGTTGCAGGCCGATGCGCAGGCGCATGCTGTTGCCGGCCAGTTCCAGGCCACGCTGGACAAAAACGATGTCGACGCCGTCAGCCGCCCGCTCGCCAGCGTGCTGCGCGGCAGGGTGCCGGCCGTCTTCGAGGGCCTGATGCCCTACGACCCCGATGCCAGCGACATCATGTTCGACTCCACCGACGTGGCCGACGTGAGCTGGATCACGCCCACGGTTCAGGCCTGGGTGGCCTGCTATGCCTTTGGCACGCCTTTGCACTCCTGGCAGATGGTCTCGCAAGGCCAGTCCGGCCTGGCTCACATCGGCATGGTACATGCTGCAAAAATTCTCACGGCCACCGCCGTGGAGTTGTTGGCCCGGCCCGAACTGCTGGAGCGCGCCAAGGAGGAGTTGCTGCAGCGTCGTGAAGGCAAGCCCTATATCTGCCCCATCCCCCCCGAGGTAGCCTTGCCTTTTCTGCGCAAGTAA